Proteins encoded together in one Phalacrocorax aristotelis chromosome 7, bGulAri2.1, whole genome shotgun sequence window:
- the CHST2 gene encoding carbohydrate sulfotransferase 2: protein MKVCRRKALALCLGYALLLLLAALNLLEYKWRREPRRCGETPATPRHRPPPPPPPAGSRGPAGAQRQLVYVFTTWRSGSSFFGELFNQNPEVFFLYEPVWHVWQKLYPGDAVSLQGAARDMLSSLYRCDLSVFQLYSTAGAGKNLTTLGIFGAATNKVICSSPLCPAYRKEVVGMVDDRVCKKCPPQRLSRFQEECHKYRTLVIKGVRVFDLAVLAPLMQDPTLDLKVIHLVRDPRAVASSRIKSRHGLIRESLQVVRSRDPRIHRMPFLDAGHKLGGKKEGGGGSDYHALGAMEVICSSMAKTLQTALHPPDWLQGNYMAVRYEDLVVEPIKTLRQVYGFVNLSVSPEMEKFALNMTSGPGYSSKPFVVSARNATQALSAWRTALSYQQIKQVEEYCHQPMSLLGYERVGSPEEVKDLSRTLLRKPRL, encoded by the coding sequence ATGAAAGTGTGCCGGCGGAAGGCGCTGGCGCTGTGCCTGGGCTACGCGCTCCTGCTGCTCCTCGCCGCTCTCAACCTGCTGGAGTACAAGTGGCGGCGGGAGCCGCGGCGCTGCGGGGAGACCCCGGCCAccccccgccaccgccccccaccgccgccgccgccggccgggaGCCGCGGTCCGGCGGGCGCACAGCGGCAGCTGGTCTATGTCTTCACGACCTGGCGCTCGGGGTCGTCCTTCTTCGGGGAGCTCTTCAACCAGAACCCCGAGGTTTTCTTCCTCTACGAGCCGGTGTGGCACGTCTGGCAGAAGCTGTACCCCGGGGACGCCGTCTCGCTGCAAGGGGCGGCCCGCGACATGCTGAGCTCCCTGTACCGCTGCGACCTCTCCGTCTTCCAGCTCTACAGCACGGCGGGCGCCGGCAAGAACCTCACCACGCTGGGCATCTTCGGGGCGGCCACCAACAAGGTGATCTGCTCCTCGCCCCTCTGCCCGGCCTACCGCAAGGAGGTGGTGGGCATGGTGGACGACCGGGTGTGCAAGAAGTGCCCCCCGCAGCGCCTCAGCCGCTTCCAGGAGGAGTGCCACAAGTACCGCACGCTGGTCATCAAGGGCGTCCGCGTCTTTGACCTGGCCGTCCTTGCCCCGCTCATGCAGGATCCGACCCTGGACCTCAAAGTCATCCACCTCGTGCGGgacccccgggccgttgccagCTCCCGCATCAAGTCCCGACATGGCCTCATCCGGGAGAGCCTACAGGTGGTGAGGAGCAGGGACCCCCGCATCCATCGCATGCCCTTCCTTGATGCCGGCCACAAGCTGGGTGGAAAGAAGGAGGGGGGTGGTGGCTCGGACTACCATGCCCTGGGTGCCATGGAGGTCATCTGCAGCAGCATGGCCAAGACCCTGCAGACCGCCCTGCACCCCCCTGACTGGCTGCAAGGGAACTACATGGCTGTGCGATACGAGGACCTGGTGGTCGAGCCCATCAAGACCCTGCGGCAGGTGTACGGCTTTGTCAATCTGTCGGTCAgcccagagatggagaagtttGCCCTCAACATGACCAGTGGCCCCGGCTACTCCTCCAAGCCCTTTGTGGTGTCAGCCAGAAACGCTACCCAGGCGCTGAGCGCCTGGAGGACTGCACTCAGCTACCAGCAGATCAAGCAGGTTGAGGAGTATTGCCACCAACCCATGTCCCTGCTGGGCTACGAGAGGGTTGGCAGCCCCGAAGAGGTGAAGGACCTCAGCAGAACGTTGCTCAGGAAGCCGCGGCTGTGA